One region of Pongo pygmaeus isolate AG05252 chromosome 21, NHGRI_mPonPyg2-v2.0_pri, whole genome shotgun sequence genomic DNA includes:
- the MRGBP gene encoding MRG/MORF4L-binding protein isoform X2, translating into MGEAEVGGGGAAGDKGPGEAATSPAEETVVWSPEVEVCLFHAMLGHKPVGVNRHFHMICIRDKFSQNIGRQVPSKVIWDHLSTMYDMQALHESEILPFPNPERNFVLPEEIIQEVREGKVMIEEEMKEEMKEDVDPHNGADDVFSSSGSLGKASEKSSKDKEKNSSDLGCKEGADRRKRSRVTDKVLTANSNPSSPSAAKRRRT; encoded by the exons ATGggagaagccgaggtgggcggcgGGGGCGCCGCAGGCGACAAGGGCCCGGGGGAGGCGGCCACCAGCCCGGCGGAGGAGACAGTGGTGTGGAGCCCCGAGGTGGAGGTGTGCCTCTTCCACGCCATGCTGGGCCACAAGCCCGTCG gTGTGAACCGACACTTCCACATGATTTGTATTCGGGACAAGTTCAGCCAGAACATCGGGCGGCAGGTCCCATCCAAGGTCATCTGGGACCATCTGAGCACCATGTACGACATGCAGGCGCTG CATGAGTCTGAGATTCTTCCATTCCCGAATCCAGAGAGGAACTTTGTCCTTCCAGAAGAGATCATTCAGGAGGTCCGAGAAG GAAAAGTGATGATAGAAGAGGAGATGAAAGAGGAGATGAAGGAAGACGTGGACCCCCACAATGGGGCTGACGATG ttttttcatcttcaGGGAGTTTGGGGAAAGCATCAGAAAAATCcagcaaagacaaagagaagaactCCTCAGACTTGGGGTGCAAAGAAGGCGCAGACAGGCGGAAGCGCAGCCGGGTCACCGACAAAGTCCTGACCGCAAACAGCAACCCCTCCAGTCCCAGCGCTGCCAAGCGGCGCCGCACGTAG
- the OGFR gene encoding opioid growth factor receptor isoform X2: protein MRRTRRTRTARTARPPARGTRTQGTGTTTRTRNRRSRGRRGPARSRMTGSRNWRATRDMCRYRHNYPDLVERDCNGDTPNLSFYRNEIRFLPNGCFIEDILQNWTDNYDLLEDNHSYIQWLFPLREPGVNWHAKPLTLREVKVFKSSREIQERLVRAYELMLGFYGIRLEDRGTGTVGRAQNYQKRFQNLNWRSHNNLRITRILKSLGELGLEHFQAPLVRFFLEETLVRRELPGVRQSALDYFMFAVRCRHQRRQLVHFAWEHFRPRCKFVWGPQDKLRRFKPGSLPRPLKGSRKVEEEGSPRDPDHEASTQGRTCGPEHSKRGGRVDEGPQPRNVEPQDVGPLERSQWDEAGGHGEDGPESLSPKESKKRKLELSRREQPPTEPSPQSASEVEKIALNLEGCALSQGSLRTGTQEVGGQDPGEAVQPCRQPLGARVADKVRKRRKVDEGAGDSAAVASGGAQTLGLAGSPAPSGHPKAGHSENGVEDTEGRTGPKEGTPGSPSETPGPSLAGPAGDEPATAGEAAEVQDAEVEPSAKSGKP, encoded by the exons atgCGGAGGACGCGGAGGACGAGGACTGCGAGGACGGCGAGGCCGCCGGCGCGAGGGACGCGGACGCAGGGGACGGGGACGACGACGAGGACGAGGAATCGGAGGAGCCGCGGGCGGCGCGGCCCAGCTCGCTCCAG AATGACAGGGTCCCGAAACTGGCGAGCCACGAGGGACATGTGTAGGTACCGGCACAACTACCCG GATCTGGTGGAACGAGACTGCAATGGGGACACGCCAAACCTGAGTTTCTACAGAAATGAGATCCGCTTCCTGCCCAACG GCTGTTTCATTGAGGACATTCTTCAGAACTGGACGGACAACTATGACCTCCTTGAGGACAATCACTCCTACATCCAGTG GCTGTTTCCTCTGCGAGAACCGGGAGTGAACTGGCATGCCAAGCCCCTCACGCtcagggaggtcaag GTGTTTAAAAGCTCCCGGGAGATCCAGGAGCGGCTTGTCCGGGCCTACGAGCTCATGCTGGGCTTCTACGGGATCCGGCTGGAGGACCGAGGCACGGGCACGGTGGGCCGAGCACAGAACTACCAGAAGCGCTTCCAGAACCTGAACTG GCGCAGCCACAACAACCTCCGCATCACACGCATCCTCAAGTCGCTGGGTGAGCTGGGTCTCGAGCACTTCCAGGCGCCGCTGGTCCGCTTCTTCCTGGAGGAGACGCTGGTGCGGCGGGAGCTGCCAGGTGTGCGGCAGAGTGCCCTCGACTACTTCATGTTCGCTGTGCGCTGCCGACACCAGCGCCGCCAGCTGGTGCACTTCGCCTGGGAGCACTTCCGGCCCCGCTGCAAGTTCGTCTGGGGGCCCCAAGACAAGCTGCGGAGGTTCAAGCCCGGCTCTCTGCCCCGTCCGCTCAAGGGCTCCAggaaggtggaggaggaaggaagccCCAGGGACCCCGACCACGAGGCCAGCACCCAGGGTCGGACCTGTGGGCCAGAGCATAGCAAGCGTGGGGGCAGGGTGGACGAGGGGCCCCAGCCACGGAATGTGGAGCCCCAGGATGTGGGACCCCTGGAGAGGAGCCAGTGGGATGAGGCAGGGGGCCACGGGGAAGATGGGCCGGAGTCCCTAAGCCCCAAAGAGAGCAAGAAGAGGAAGCTCGAGCTGAGCCGGCGGGAGCAGCCGCCCACAGAGCCCAGCCCTCAGAGTGCCTCAGAGGTGGAGAAGATCGCTCTGAACTTGGAGGGGTGCGCCCTCAGCCAGGGCAGCCTCAGGACGGGGACCCAGGAAGTGGGCGGTCAGGACCCTGGGGAGGCAGTGCAGCCCTGCCGCCAACCCCTGGGGGCCAGGGTGGCCGACAAGGTGAGGAAGCGGAGGAAGGTGGATGAGGGTGCTGGGGACAGTGCTGCGGTGGCCAGTGGTGGTGCCCAGACCTTGGGCCTTGCCGGGTCCCCTGCCCCATCGGGGCACCCCAAGGCTGGACACAGTGAGAACGGGGTTGAGGACACAGAAGGTCGAACAGGGCCCAAAGAAGGTACCCCTGGGAGCCCATCGGAGACCCCAGGCCCCAGCCTGGCAGGACCTGCAGGGGACGAGCCAGCCACGGCAGGGGAGGCAGCAGAGGTGCAGGACGCAGAGGTGGAGCCTTCTGCCAAATCTGGGAAGCCTTAA
- the OGFR gene encoding opioid growth factor receptor isoform X1, with product MDDPDCDSTWEEDEEDAEDAEDEDCEDGEAAGARDADAGDGDDDEDEESEEPRAARPSSLQSRMTGSRNWRATRDMCRYRHNYPDLVERDCNGDTPNLSFYRNEIRFLPNGCFIEDILQNWTDNYDLLEDNHSYIQWLFPLREPGVNWHAKPLTLREVKVFKSSREIQERLVRAYELMLGFYGIRLEDRGTGTVGRAQNYQKRFQNLNWRSHNNLRITRILKSLGELGLEHFQAPLVRFFLEETLVRRELPGVRQSALDYFMFAVRCRHQRRQLVHFAWEHFRPRCKFVWGPQDKLRRFKPGSLPRPLKGSRKVEEEGSPRDPDHEASTQGRTCGPEHSKRGGRVDEGPQPRNVEPQDVGPLERSQWDEAGGHGEDGPESLSPKESKKRKLELSRREQPPTEPSPQSASEVEKIALNLEGCALSQGSLRTGTQEVGGQDPGEAVQPCRQPLGARVADKVRKRRKVDEGAGDSAAVASGGAQTLGLAGSPAPSGHPKAGHSENGVEDTEGRTGPKEGTPGSPSETPGPSLAGPAGDEPATAGEAAEVQDAEVEPSAKSGKP from the exons ATGGACGACCCCGACTGCGACTCCACCtgggaggaggacgaggaggatgCGGAGGACGCGGAGGACGAGGACTGCGAGGACGGCGAGGCCGCCGGCGCGAGGGACGCGGACGCAGGGGACGGGGACGACGACGAGGACGAGGAATCGGAGGAGCCGCGGGCGGCGCGGCCCAGCTCGCTCCAG TCCAGAATGACAGGGTCCCGAAACTGGCGAGCCACGAGGGACATGTGTAGGTACCGGCACAACTACCCG GATCTGGTGGAACGAGACTGCAATGGGGACACGCCAAACCTGAGTTTCTACAGAAATGAGATCCGCTTCCTGCCCAACG GCTGTTTCATTGAGGACATTCTTCAGAACTGGACGGACAACTATGACCTCCTTGAGGACAATCACTCCTACATCCAGTG GCTGTTTCCTCTGCGAGAACCGGGAGTGAACTGGCATGCCAAGCCCCTCACGCtcagggaggtcaag GTGTTTAAAAGCTCCCGGGAGATCCAGGAGCGGCTTGTCCGGGCCTACGAGCTCATGCTGGGCTTCTACGGGATCCGGCTGGAGGACCGAGGCACGGGCACGGTGGGCCGAGCACAGAACTACCAGAAGCGCTTCCAGAACCTGAACTG GCGCAGCCACAACAACCTCCGCATCACACGCATCCTCAAGTCGCTGGGTGAGCTGGGTCTCGAGCACTTCCAGGCGCCGCTGGTCCGCTTCTTCCTGGAGGAGACGCTGGTGCGGCGGGAGCTGCCAGGTGTGCGGCAGAGTGCCCTCGACTACTTCATGTTCGCTGTGCGCTGCCGACACCAGCGCCGCCAGCTGGTGCACTTCGCCTGGGAGCACTTCCGGCCCCGCTGCAAGTTCGTCTGGGGGCCCCAAGACAAGCTGCGGAGGTTCAAGCCCGGCTCTCTGCCCCGTCCGCTCAAGGGCTCCAggaaggtggaggaggaaggaagccCCAGGGACCCCGACCACGAGGCCAGCACCCAGGGTCGGACCTGTGGGCCAGAGCATAGCAAGCGTGGGGGCAGGGTGGACGAGGGGCCCCAGCCACGGAATGTGGAGCCCCAGGATGTGGGACCCCTGGAGAGGAGCCAGTGGGATGAGGCAGGGGGCCACGGGGAAGATGGGCCGGAGTCCCTAAGCCCCAAAGAGAGCAAGAAGAGGAAGCTCGAGCTGAGCCGGCGGGAGCAGCCGCCCACAGAGCCCAGCCCTCAGAGTGCCTCAGAGGTGGAGAAGATCGCTCTGAACTTGGAGGGGTGCGCCCTCAGCCAGGGCAGCCTCAGGACGGGGACCCAGGAAGTGGGCGGTCAGGACCCTGGGGAGGCAGTGCAGCCCTGCCGCCAACCCCTGGGGGCCAGGGTGGCCGACAAGGTGAGGAAGCGGAGGAAGGTGGATGAGGGTGCTGGGGACAGTGCTGCGGTGGCCAGTGGTGGTGCCCAGACCTTGGGCCTTGCCGGGTCCCCTGCCCCATCGGGGCACCCCAAGGCTGGACACAGTGAGAACGGGGTTGAGGACACAGAAGGTCGAACAGGGCCCAAAGAAGGTACCCCTGGGAGCCCATCGGAGACCCCAGGCCCCAGCCTGGCAGGACCTGCAGGGGACGAGCCAGCCACGGCAGGGGAGGCAGCAGAGGTGCAGGACGCAGAGGTGGAGCCTTCTGCCAAATCTGGGAAGCCTTAA
- the MRGBP gene encoding MRG/MORF4L-binding protein isoform X1, whose amino-acid sequence MGEAEVGGGGAAGDKGPGEAATSPAEETVVWSPEVEVCLFHAMLGHKPVGVNRHFHMICIRDKFSQNIGRQVPSKVIWDHLSTMYDMQALHESEILPFPNPERNFVLPEEIIQEVREGETRERLGLGFRKGQTLAKGREVRVRTPGLQGGVRVQRRPHPTCAWVVLEPPGLERTLFESSGWTEAEACVGSKRRSSPWPDHPPASATTVGFR is encoded by the exons ATGggagaagccgaggtgggcggcgGGGGCGCCGCAGGCGACAAGGGCCCGGGGGAGGCGGCCACCAGCCCGGCGGAGGAGACAGTGGTGTGGAGCCCCGAGGTGGAGGTGTGCCTCTTCCACGCCATGCTGGGCCACAAGCCCGTCG gTGTGAACCGACACTTCCACATGATTTGTATTCGGGACAAGTTCAGCCAGAACATCGGGCGGCAGGTCCCATCCAAGGTCATCTGGGACCATCTGAGCACCATGTACGACATGCAGGCGCTG CATGAGTCTGAGATTCTTCCATTCCCGAATCCAGAGAGGAACTTTGTCCTTCCAGAAGAGATCATTCAGGAGGTCCGAGAAGGTGAGACTCGGGAGAGGTTGGGCTTGGGATTCAGAAAAGGCCAGACCCTGGCCAAGGGCAGGGAGGTGAGGGTGAGGACCCCGGGCCTCCAGGGAGGTGTGAGGGTCCAGCGCAGACCCCACCCCACCTGTGCTTGGGTGGTCTTGGAACCTCCGGGATTGGAGAGGACTTTGTTTGAGAGCAGTGGCTGGACGGAAGCTGAGGCCTGTGTGGGCAGCAAACGTCGGAGCAGTCCCTggcctgaccatcccccagcgtCGGCCACCACCGTGGGTTTTCGGTGA